In Paenibacillus hexagrammi, the following are encoded in one genomic region:
- a CDS encoding MATE family efflux transporter, protein MEANCINANKSLYIMAWPILLELLFFRLMGTVDTLMLSRYADNAAAAVGFSNQILLMVTVMFNSVAIGAGTLISQFIGRNDKDKIGEVTVSMLVINAAFGLFVSVLLIAFSNSLLAGLQLPQGLREDADSYLSIVGGAALLQALLIAASCVVRSMGFTRYSMYVNVGINVFHAIVNAFLIYGLWFFPELGVEGSAISTVISRGLGLVALLFLVGKLQGGLAWRAIFRYKRTIYKVMKLGSTVAGESLSIYISQMVITVFIAMLGAEALSAKVYVQNLTTFISLFASASGQALQIMVGHLVGQSDSRAAYRTALTGFRNAALVSASVSLAVWLFGKSILGMYTDDSGLVSLCRAMLVITVLMEVGRAFNLTVSSSLRGAGDIRYTSLICIFFVWFVSVPLSYMLGIHWGYGILGIWAALALDEWLRGLLMLRRWKARKWETKSLAA, encoded by the coding sequence ATGGAGGCTAATTGTATTAATGCTAATAAATCCTTATACATAATGGCATGGCCGATACTTTTAGAATTGCTTTTCTTCCGGTTAATGGGCACCGTCGATACGTTGATGTTAAGCCGGTACGCTGATAACGCCGCGGCGGCGGTAGGGTTCTCGAATCAGATCCTATTGATGGTAACGGTGATGTTCAATAGTGTTGCTATTGGAGCCGGCACACTCATATCCCAATTCATCGGGAGAAACGATAAGGACAAGATTGGGGAAGTTACGGTTTCAATGTTGGTGATAAATGCGGCATTCGGCTTGTTCGTCAGCGTGCTCCTCATTGCGTTCTCGAACTCGCTACTGGCGGGTCTGCAGCTTCCGCAAGGGTTAAGGGAAGATGCCGACAGCTACCTGAGCATTGTCGGGGGCGCCGCATTGTTGCAAGCGTTGCTGATCGCCGCTTCTTGCGTCGTCAGGAGCATGGGTTTTACCCGATACTCGATGTACGTGAATGTAGGCATTAACGTCTTTCATGCGATCGTCAACGCGTTTCTGATCTATGGACTCTGGTTTTTTCCCGAGCTTGGCGTAGAGGGATCGGCTATCTCTACCGTCATTAGCCGAGGTTTGGGTCTGGTTGCGCTGCTCTTCCTGGTGGGTAAGCTCCAGGGCGGACTCGCTTGGCGAGCGATTTTTCGTTACAAGCGGACGATCTATAAGGTCATGAAGCTGGGCAGTACAGTGGCGGGAGAGTCGCTCTCCATCTATATCTCGCAAATGGTCATCACCGTATTCATTGCCATGCTCGGGGCGGAAGCGTTGTCGGCAAAAGTGTATGTGCAAAATTTGACCACGTTCATCTCGCTGTTCGCCAGTGCATCGGGCCAAGCGCTTCAGATCATGGTCGGCCATCTCGTTGGCCAAAGCGATTCGCGCGCGGCGTACCGAACGGCGCTGACGGGATTTCGGAATGCCGCGCTTGTATCGGCATCGGTATCGTTAGCGGTATGGTTGTTTGGTAAATCGATTTTGGGGATGTATACGGACGATTCGGGTCTAGTGTCGTTATGCCGCGCCATGCTGGTCATAACCGTGCTGATGGAAGTCGGAAGAGCGTTTAATTTGACCGTATCCAGCTCGCTGCGCGGCGCAGGCGACATCCGGTACACATCCTTGATCTGCATCTTCTTCGTCTGGTTCGTCAGTGTGCCATTATCGTATATGCTAGGCATACATTGGGGGTACGGTATCCTAGGCATTTGGGCGGCCCTTGCGCTCGATGAATGGCTGCGCGGCCTGCTAATGCTGAGAAGATGGAAGGCAAGAAAATGGGAGACCAAGTCTCTTGCCGCATAA
- the pabB gene encoding aminodeoxychorismate synthase component I gives MSELRQEAPIYIRFDLTNEGEPLRFADPVIVLQADRLERVNQVMDDVQQYLDRGYYAAGYISYEAAPAFDPSLTVKQGNRMPLCWFGIFEAACDEGDSSGDCPAMQGDREVGYRVTAWQEDTSQLDYESKIGAIKDFIGAGATYQVNYTIRMHAQFEGDDYAYYLHLLERQQATYSAYLNMGKYRVLSLSPELFVRMDGNRLETRPMKGTIGRGDSAETDSRNKEALAQSQKDRAENVMIVDLLRSDLGRISKMGSVRVDLLFAIETYNTVFQMTSTISAETPSRLSMREVMQAVFPCGSVTGAPKRSTMEIIEQLESSPREVYCGALGYMTPHGKGVFNVPIRTAWLDSETGWAEFGVGGGVTWDSTSDGEYEEVQVKAKFIKK, from the coding sequence ATGTCTGAACTTCGGCAGGAAGCGCCAATCTATATTCGGTTCGATCTCACAAACGAAGGGGAACCACTGCGGTTCGCCGATCCGGTAATCGTACTGCAAGCCGATCGGCTTGAACGAGTCAACCAGGTGATGGATGACGTACAGCAATACCTCGATCGTGGCTATTATGCGGCAGGGTATATTTCGTATGAAGCCGCGCCCGCATTCGATCCGTCTCTGACTGTGAAGCAAGGAAACCGGATGCCGTTGTGCTGGTTCGGCATATTCGAAGCGGCATGCGACGAAGGTGATAGCAGCGGCGATTGCCCCGCAATGCAGGGCGATCGGGAGGTGGGATACCGGGTAACGGCGTGGCAGGAGGATACAAGCCAGTTGGATTATGAGAGCAAAATCGGCGCGATCAAAGATTTCATTGGCGCCGGCGCAACCTATCAGGTGAACTATACGATCCGCATGCACGCGCAATTCGAAGGCGACGATTATGCATATTACCTTCATCTTCTTGAGAGGCAGCAAGCTACATATAGCGCTTATTTGAACATGGGCAAGTATCGGGTGTTGTCATTGTCGCCAGAGTTGTTCGTCCGAATGGACGGTAATCGGCTGGAGACGCGTCCGATGAAAGGGACGATCGGAAGAGGCGACTCGGCCGAGACGGACAGCCGGAATAAGGAGGCACTCGCGCAATCGCAGAAAGACAGGGCGGAGAACGTCATGATCGTGGATTTGCTGCGAAGCGATCTCGGACGCATCTCGAAGATGGGGAGCGTGCGGGTGGATTTGCTGTTCGCGATCGAAACGTATAATACCGTCTTCCAGATGACGTCGACGATTTCGGCAGAGACGCCGTCGCGTTTATCGATGCGTGAGGTCATGCAGGCCGTATTCCCGTGCGGTTCGGTTACGGGGGCGCCTAAGCGGAGCACCATGGAAATTATCGAGCAACTCGAAAGCTCGCCGAGAGAAGTTTATTGCGGCGCATTAGGATACATGACGCCTCATGGCAAGGGCGTGTTCAACGTGCCGATTCGCACGGCATGGCTCGATAGCGAGACGGGGTGGGCTGAATTCGGAGTTGGGGGTGGTGTTACGTGGGACTCAACGTCGGACGGAGAATACGAAGAAGTGCAAGTTAAAGCGAAATTCATAAAAAAATAA